The DNA sequence TCGGTGGAGCACCGCCTCCTCGCCCCCGGCAGCACCCTCGCGGACGCCGTCGACGACGGCTGGGACGTGCTCCGGCACGTGGTGCGGCACGCGGCGCGGTGGGGCGCCGACCCGGCGCGCGTCGCCGTCTTCGGCGAGAGCTGCGGCGCCCTGATCAGCGCGCTGACGGCCGTCCGGGCCAGGGAGGCCGGCCTGGAACTTACCGCCCAGGTCCTGGTCAACCCCCTCACCGACGTGACCGGGACGATGTTCGACCACACCTCGATGACCATGTACGCGGACACCCCGACCCGGGCCCTGCCCCCACTGCGGCTCATCCGGCGGCTCGCCGTCCCGCCGGGGGCCGACGCCGCCGCCGTCTCGCCGCTGTACGTCGAGGGCCTGGGCGGTCTCGCCCCGGCGCTCGTGGTGGTGCCCACCCGGGACGCGCTCGCCGACCACGGCCGCCGCTACGCCGAGCGGCTCCGGGCGGCCGGCACCCCCGTGCGGCTCACCGAATACCCGGGCGCGCGGCACGCGTTCCTCACCCTGCCCGGCGTGGAACCGCAGGCCGCGGCCGCCCGGGCGGAGATCCTCGCGTTCCTCCGCGCGGCCCTGGCGCGGTGACGGAAGAACCGGGAACGGGCCCGCGCTAGGCGGCCTTCTGGGAGGCGGCGGCGTCCGGGTTCAGGTCGGTGAGGCTCAGGCGGTGGGCCGGGGCCTCGGGGAGGACCACGCGGCGGGTGGTGTGGGGGCCGGGGGCGACGTGGAGGAGTTCGCCCGGCTCCATCAGGCGCCAGTGGGGGTTGTCGTCCATGCGCTCGCTGGCGACGACGACGGCCGGGTGGCCGGCCAGGTCTGCGGAGTGGACGCGCAGGCGCCCCCGGCTGCCGCTGTGGTCGAGATGGCGTCCGCCGTGCGGGCCGCCCGCCAGGCGCTCCAGGACGTACAGCTCGTGGGTGTCCGGGTAGCGCAGTGCCCACAGGTGCGTGGGCGTGACGAGGACGAGGTTGAGGGCGTAGACGGGCAGGTTGCGGGCGATCCAGCGGGCGGCGTGCTCGATGCCGGCGCCGACGTCGCCGCCCCTCTCCCTCGTTTCACGGGTGATCAGGGCGAAGAACCGTTCGGAGTCGGTGTCGCCCTTGACGAGGGAGCGGTCCTCGCCCAGGTGGGCGTCGAGCGCGTCGAGGCCCTCGACGACGCCGTTGTGGGCGAACAGCCGCCCGTCCTGTGCGAAGGGGTGGGTGTTGCGGGTGTCCAGGCTGCCGGT is a window from the Streptomyces mobaraensis genome containing:
- a CDS encoding alpha/beta hydrolase, translated to MTETTIAPRPPEPDFSTVTADELRAYRVAENRFRASDDARTLLGEPDAGAVTAWQQIALPGRDLPVRVHRPAPPGDGGAAAASGLPLVVHVHGGGFVGTATQCDWTNSRLAVELPALVVSVEHRLLAPGSTLADAVDDGWDVLRHVVRHAARWGADPARVAVFGESCGALISALTAVRAREAGLELTAQVLVNPLTDVTGTMFDHTSMTMYADTPTRALPPLRLIRRLAVPPGADAAAVSPLYVEGLGGLAPALVVVPTRDALADHGRRYAERLRAAGTPVRLTEYPGARHAFLTLPGVEPQAAAARAEILAFLRAALAR
- a CDS encoding class II glutamine amidotransferase codes for the protein MCRLFGLSSAPQRGSATFWLLDAPDSLSRQSRRDPDGTGLGHFAADGTPHVDKAPIAAYRDRAFAEEARRVRSATFVAHVRYASTGSLDTRNTHPFAQDGRLFAHNGVVEGLDALDAHLGEDRSLVKGDTDSERFFALITRETRERGGDVGAGIEHAARWIARNLPVYALNLVLVTPTHLWALRYPDTHELYVLERLAGGPHGGRHLDHSGSRGRLRVHSADLAGHPAVVVASERMDDNPHWRLMEPGELLHVAPGPHTTRRVVLPEAPAHRLSLTDLNPDAAASQKAA